The DNA sequence AGGGGTCGTCGAAGGGCGGCACCAGAATGCGCGGCCGCTGGGCCTGGAGGCGGGCAGCTATGTCTTCGCGCCGCTCGTGGGCGGGGTCGTACAGCACCACTTCGGCCCCCAGGGCCCGGGTGGCGGCCACCTTCACGGCCGGGGCATTGGTGGGCATCACGATGATGGCCGACATACCCAGCGCGCGGGCGGCGTAGGCTACGCCCTGGGCGTGGTTGCCGCTGGAGTAGGCAATGACGCCCAGCGCCCGCTCCTCAGCCGACAGGGCCAGGATGCGGTTGGCGGCGCCCCGGATTTTGAAAGAGCCGATGGGTTGGAGGCTTTCGGCCTTGAGGTACACGGCCTCATCGGGCAGCTCGGGCACGGCCAGCGGCAGCAGCGGCGTGTGCCGGGCCAGGCCGCGCAGCCGCCCCTGGGCTTGCTCGATATCGGATAAAGTAACGAAGTCCATCAGTCGGAAGGTATACGGAAGAAGGTGCCCCGGGGCTGGGCTGGGGCCCCGGCGGGCGGCTTTTTGCTGGCCGTTGGGTTGCCGTTGCCTCGATTTCCTGGGGGCCCCTAAACGACTGGTCAAGCTGCCGTAACGATTAGCCGGCAGCCCGCCACGCCTACGCCGCGGGGGCCCAGCTTAGCCGGCGCCGGTGCTGCCGTAGCCGCCGGTGCCGCGCCCGGTGGGGGCCAGGGTTTCGGTGGGCTGCCAGGCAATGGTTTCGTGCTTGGCAATGACCAGCTGCCCCACCCGCTCGCCGTCGCGCACTTCGAAGGGCACGTTGGAAAGGTTCACCAGCAGCACCCCGATTTCGCCGCGGTAGTCGGCGTCGATGGTGCCGGGGCTGTTCACCAGGGCCAGGCCGTGGCGCAGGGCCAGGCCGCTGCGGGGCCGCACCTGCCCCTCAAACCCCACCGGAATGGCCACCGCCAGCCCCGTCGGAATGAGGGCCCGCTCCAGGGGCCCCAGCGTTACGGGCGCGTCGAGGAAGGCGCGCAGGTCGAGGCCGGCGGCGTGGTCGGTTTGGTATTCGGGCAGCGGGTGGCGCGAACGGTTGACGACGGGTATTTGCATGGCGGCGAAGATAAATGCCGAACGCTTTCCGTAGGGGTGGGGCCAGCCCCCGCTCGCTTCGTTCCAGCAATTCCGTTCAGCGGCGGGCGGGGGCCAGCCCCGCCCCTACCCGCGCTTCACTTCGCCGTTCACGTGCAGGCGCACCACTTCGGTGGCGCTCAGGCCGTCGTTGTCCACCACTTGCACGGCCAGCACGTGGGCCCCGGGGCGGAGCTGGAAGGTCTGGACGCCGGTTTTGTCGAGCAGGATGCTGGGGCGGAAGCCTTGGGCGGGGTCGTGGTGGGCGTCCCAGGCGTAAAACTCGATGCCCGCTGGGCTCTCGCCGGTGGCGGTGAGGCGCACGGCCCGCTTGCCGCCGGCCCCGGCCGCCCCGGCGGGGCCCTCCAGCGCCGCCACGGCCACGGCCAGGCGGGGCTTGTGGGCCAGGGGCACAATGTCCTTCACGGCCACCAGCTCGATGCCGATGCCCTCCTTGGTGCGCAGGCGGGCGCACTCCTCCACGGCCCCCTTGCCAAACGAAAAGGCCAGGATGTAGCCCACCGGGGCCCCGGCGGCCC is a window from the Hymenobacter nivis genome containing:
- the dut gene encoding dUTP diphosphatase — translated: MQIPVVNRSRHPLPEYQTDHAAGLDLRAFLDAPVTLGPLERALIPTGLAVAIPVGFEGQVRPRSGLALRHGLALVNSPGTIDADYRGEIGVLLVNLSNVPFEVRDGERVGQLVIAKHETIAWQPTETLAPTGRGTGGYGSTGAG